The segment CCTTCTCCGTTATAATATACCGCGGTTACTTATTTTTTCCCTTTCCGTTGCTGTTGCCTTTACCATTGCCGTTGCCGCTATTATCAGCGCCGGTGGTGGCGCCGTTATCGCTCCCCATGTGGGAATTGGGATTAAACGGTTTCTGCAGGCCGGGGGCATGGTCGATGCCTTTGCCGGGCACTCCACGGTTTCTGAGTATGCCTGCTTTAGTAAGGATGTCCTCAATCCAGGTAGCCAGCGAGACTGAGACGTCTGCGCTTTTTGCCGTCACCGCTGTCCCTGTAGCAGAAGTTGCGGTGGCAGTCGCGTTGCTGGTCAGCGGTCCGGGCTGGTCGGAAGACAGGACGGTGTAAATTTTGGTGGCCGTCAGTGAAGAACCGGAAGCCAGAGTGGTGGCACTGAGCGTAACATCTCCCAACCTGGAGTCGGTCAGGACAAGGCCGTTCAGGGCTGCCTCCCCGTTGTTGGTGATGGTGTAGGTGTAGTTGATATCGTCTCCAACGGAAGCTGAGGATACGCCGGCGGACATGCTGACCTGAATAGAGGATGTCTGGTTCAGAGTCACGGAAGACCCTGCGGTTGCACTGAGGGTTGCATTGTCCACAGATACACCTGTGACCGTGGCGGTGTTGGAGATCGGGCCGGGGAAGTCTCCCGACACTACTGTGTAGGTTACGCTGGCGCTGATGTTGTCCCCGGTAGCGATGCTTGTCGCCGGCAGACTGATGGTACCGAATTTATCATCAGTGAGTACCAGCGAGTCGACGGTGGTGTTGCATGTGCTGGTGATCACGTAGTTATACGAGATATTTTCGCCCAGGGATGCCGTGGTCACGGAAGGAGCCACCGTCAGGGTAAGGCCGTCCGATGAGTCTGCATTGGCTGTCAGCGGCGAAATTAACACAGCCAGGCAGAGGAATAACGCAGCCAGCAGGCTGCCCGGAGATTTATGTTTGATCAAAGTGTTCCTCCTATTCCCTTTATTTGGTCAATGACGTGAATAATAGGAGAAACGATAAAGTCTAAGAAAGGTTTATTCGTTTAAGAACCGGCTGCGGGCTCATAATTTCGCGGTTTTTAAATTGAAAAACCGTGTTGCGCTGCCGCTCAGCAGATCGTCGATCTCCTTCTCCGAGAACGAGAGCCCGTAGGGTGCGGCGTTTACAGCGGCGTCTTTGATCAATTGAGCAAAATCCTTATCCGGGACGATCTGGCTGTACATCGGCCCGTCGGTGGCCCACATCACCCTTTGCGAGGGTATCCTGTCGAGGACGATGCGCAGTATGCTGTAGAACCTCTGCGGGTGTTTGGTCTCGCCCTGCCATCCCGAGATGTCCATGAATACATTGGTATTGACCTCCGCCACGCCCACGGCCTCCGGCCACAGCCTGAATCCCATATGCGCCATGCAGAAATCGACCTGAGGGAAATCCGCCGCGATCTCATCGATCAAGGTGGGCGAGCAGAACTTGCTCTTGAGAGGTGAGGCGATGGCGCCGGTATGTATGACGACGGGAACCTTCAGCTCGGCCGCCTTCTCGTACAGCGGGTAGCAGATCCTGTCATTGGGATAGAAGCCGGAGCCGGGGTGCAGTTTGAGGGCGATTGCCCCGTATTTCCCGACACCCTTCTCCAGCAGCGCGGCGGCGTCCTTGCGGCGGGGATCGGCGCTGACCGAGCAGTAAATACGGCCCTTATAGCGCTGAGCGATCTTCCACATGATCTCGTTCTGGACCTTGTAGGATACGTCCGGCTCGGAGCAGCGGTCGGCCAGGCCGAAGTCGATGGGATGTATGATGCAGACGCCGATGCCATCCCGGTCCATAGCGGCGATGCGCTTGCCACCCTCGCTATCCCAGAAAGTGGTGAAGATGCTGTTGCGGATGGTGTCCTTATCGATGCCGGAGATCTCGGCGCCGATTTTAGCCACGCCCTGCAGGAATTCCTCGGGCCGCCAGCCTTCTTCGAGTATATGGACATGGGAGTCGATAATCATGATACGTCTCCTTGTATATTTTACTCCGCCGGGCGGACCTGCGCCTCGATTGTCTCAACCTTTTTGGCCGCCATGACGTAGAAGAACGAGGTGGAGAAAAACACGGCGGCGGCGATCAGGCTAAAGACGGGCAGGAAGGCCAGGGCAATGCCCAGGTTGAACCTGTCGGAGATGAAGCCCACCACAATGGGGGCCAGCGAGCTGCCCAGCAGGTTCTGGATGACAACATTAAGGCTGAAATAGGTGGCGCGCAGCCCGGGGTGGGAGACGTCCTGGATGATGGCCATGGCGCCCGAAACGAAGGCCACGGCTGTGACTCCCGCGACGATCAGGGTAATATATTGCGCCGTACCCTGCAGGACGGTGAAGGCGATGAACAGGATGGCGGCCGTTAGAATTGAGGTCAGCGCGATGAAGTAGGGGCGTCCCTTCTGCGTCCTCTTCATCCAGAGGTCGGCCAGGAAGCCGCCCAGCGGGGCGCCGATGATGGCCGTAAGCATGACCATGCCGCCCATCAGTCCGGCCTGTCCGGCAGGTATGTTGTAAGTGCGCTGGAAATACGAGGGCAGCCAGGTGCTGAGGGCGGTGGTGACGAATACGCTGCAGGCGAAGCCGAAGTAGATCAGCAGCAGCGTTTTATTGCCCAGTATATCTTTGAGCACCTGTTTGGCACCGACCTTTTGCCCCGCAGTATTTCCCATGGTGCCGTCCAGGGAAACGGTCTTATAGTCCTTGACCCAGAAGAACAGGATGGCGATGAGAAGCCCGGGTATGGCGACGATACCGAAGGCGTGGCGCCAGCCCCAGAGCTCGGCGATCAGTCCTCCCAGCGCGGTGCCGATGGCGATGCCCAGCGGTATGGCGGCGTTCCAGATGCCCAGCGCCAGCGCCCTTCTGGCCTTGGGAAAGGTGGTGGAGATGAGAGTGGCGCCGCCCGGGGCGTAGCCGGCTTCGCCGATGCCGATGGCGGTGCGGGCGGCGAAAAGCTGCGTGAAGTTCCTGGTGAAGGCGCAGGAAATAGAGGCGATACTCCAGAAGATGGCCATGATGGCAATGCTGTTTTTCCTGCTCCAGCGGTCGATCAGGATGGAGATGGGGAAGGTGAAGATGATGATGGACCAGTAGACGGCGGAGACCAGCATGCCGCACTGCATATCGGTAAGCCCCCAGTCGCTTTTGAGGAAGGGGAAGATGGAGACCACGACCTGCCGGTCGATGTAGTCGAACATGTATAGGAGGAACAGCAGTATATAAGCATAGTAAGCGCGCCCCCTGGAGATAATGGGCTTTTTCTCAGGTGATCCCTTTATCATGTTGCCTCCACATTCTTGTTTTCAGCATGTATGGCGGCGGTATCCGGCACAGTATCCGCAGGGCAAAAGTCTAACCAAGCCGGCGGATCATGTCAAAAGTTAACAGTCATCCACTTTTCGACTATGAACAACATGCATGATGGGTAAATCCGTGCGTCGCATAATACGATCATCGCGATCTCACCGCGGCCCATAATAGAATACCGGCGGGAGAAAAGATAAAGTTTAAGCAAGGTTTATTCGTGTGAGAACCGGCCTATCAGAATTTAGTATAAATTACCTCTGAAAAACGCTTTAAATCGAAACAGATTAGTTTTACCTGTTGACATTCCTTGTTGAATCATCTATTGTGAAATTAATAAACTCAAGGAGGTTTATTCAATGATAGGTTATTGCATGAAGTGTCGTAAGAAGAGGGAGATGAGTAACACCAAGGCTGTCAAAATGAAGAATGGCAAACCAGCGACCAAAGGTGTTTGTTCTAAATGCGGGACAAAAATGTACCGCATCGGCAAAAGCTAAAATCTAATAAGCGTCCTGAATAAGACCCTGGATAACCAAATAATCATTGGCTAGCCTGTGTGATAGCTGTTGCCAAAAATCCGCTACCATCGAATTACGGTGAGCATGGGTTAGCCTGTGATTATTCGTGAACCATTCCCTCGGCTGCTTCCTCGCTGCTGAGGGCTATATGAGCTTCGATATTCCTCTCATCCACTGTCCCGGACAGCAATTCCTTGTATAATTCGTGATGACTGATCAGGCTCCGGGCATCGTTCTCTGTTCTGCACTGCACCGACCGGGAGATATATCACGTGGCACATAAGGATTCACCTCCGAATTCCGGGCGATCCTTGAAAAAGAAAGGAACAGTAACGCCTGCGCTGAAATTTGCATGGCGGTATTATCTGCTTGGCTGTGGATTGGTGGCGTTGGCCACCCTTCTGGGTCATTTTACCAGCTGGCTGCTGGCTCCCACCAATATACTGATGATCTACCTGTTGTGCGTCACGGTCTCAGCCATATTCGGCGGTCTGGGCCCTTCCATCCTGGTATCCATTCTGAGCGTTCTGACCTTTGATTTCTTCTTTGTCCCGCCCTATCTCACTTTAGATGTCGAGCACATACAGTATATATTCACACTTATCGTGTTCCTGCTGGTCGGTATCGCGCTCAGCTATTTTACTTCAATGTTGCGCCGTCAAACCGAAACGTCCAAACGGCGCGAGCAGGAGATGGCCGCACTGTATGCCCTGGGACAGGATCTGGCCGTCGCCAGCGACCTGCAATCGTACACAAGTTCCATCATCAAGCGAATTAAAGGGACAATCGGGCAGGACGTGGTAATTTTCCTGCCTGACGCCCGGGATGAAGCGGTCTTACAAGCGTATACCGAAGGCCCGGAGATCAACATCGATGCAAATATCTTTAACACGGCTGCGAGATCTTTCCAACGCAAGGAAATAACGGAATGCAGCTGTGATGCAATAAAGGACTTAAAAGCATTATGCCTGCCTCTTGTTACAACCAGAAGGGCTGTGGGTGTGATAGTCTTGATAAAGTCCGGAGATGCGGTTGACTATTCCGTTGAGCAGGAGCGGCTGCTGTCGGCCTATTCCGATCTTGCCGCCGTGGCAATCGAAAGCATCCAGCTGGCCGACGAATTACACAATGCCGAGATATTGAAGGCTACCGAGAAGCTCCAGACGGCCCTTTTAAATGCGATCTCTCATGACCTGCGCACGCCGCTTGTCTCGATTATCGGTGTATTAAGCAGCCTGCAGGAAGAAGCGATGGACCTGGACGATTCCGATAAGAGAAGCTTGATACAGGTCGCGCGCGAAGAAGCGGACCGCCTGAATCATCTGATAACCAATCTGCTTGACGAGTCCAGACTCGAATCAGGGGCACTGAAGTTGTCCCTGCAACCGGCTGAAGTAAACGACCTGGTTGGCGCAGCGCTGGAACAGCTCGGAAGCCGTGTCAACAATCGCATTGTACATATGGACGTACCGGCGGATCTGCCCTTTATTCAGGTGGATTTCGGACTTTTTGTCCAGGCCCTGGTTAATATAGTGGACAATGCACTGAAATACTCACCGCCCGACTCCCTGATTGAGATTAAAGCCCGATACGTTCATCAGGAAGTGCAGATCGAAATAGTCGACCGGGGTACAGGTATCCCCGAACAGGACCTGCCCCATATTTTCGATAAATTCTATCGCATCAAACGCCCGGATAACGTATCGGGTACCGGGTTGGGGTTATCCATTACCAAAGGGCTGATCGAAGCTCATGGCGGTCGTATTGAAGCAAATAGCCAGGCTGGCCGCGGCACTGTCGTTAGTATTATACTTCCTGTTAGTGCCGGTTCGATGGCTTCAGAAAGATTCAATGAGTAACGTAAAGGTACTGGTAGTCGATGATGAGGATTCCATCAGGCGTTTTTTACGTGTTGCGCTCACATCTCAATCATATACTTTGTTTGAATCAACATCCGGCCGGGAAGCCCTTTCACTTGTCGCGGAACACAAGCCTGACCTGATAATACTTGACCTGGGATTGCCTGATATTGAAGGCGTGGAAGTCACCCGACTGCTCCGTGAATGGACAAAGACTCCAATCATCATACTGTCGGTCCGGGGTTCTGAAAGCGACAAGATCGCGGCGCTCGATGCCGGAGCCGACGACTACCT is part of the Dehalococcoidia bacterium genome and harbors:
- a CDS encoding MFS transporter, which encodes MIKGSPEKKPIISRGRAYYAYILLFLLYMFDYIDRQVVVSIFPFLKSDWGLTDMQCGMLVSAVYWSIIIFTFPISILIDRWSRKNSIAIMAIFWSIASISCAFTRNFTQLFAARTAIGIGEAGYAPGGATLISTTFPKARRALALGIWNAAIPLGIAIGTALGGLIAELWGWRHAFGIVAIPGLLIAILFFWVKDYKTVSLDGTMGNTAGQKVGAKQVLKDILGNKTLLLIYFGFACSVFVTTALSTWLPSYFQRTYNIPAGQAGLMGGMVMLTAIIGAPLGGFLADLWMKRTQKGRPYFIALTSILTAAILFIAFTVLQGTAQYITLIVAGVTAVAFVSGAMAIIQDVSHPGLRATYFSLNVVIQNLLGSSLAPIVVGFISDRFNLGIALAFLPVFSLIAAAVFFSTSFFYVMAAKKVETIEAQVRPAE
- a CDS encoding DUF4118 domain-containing protein, with the protein product MKKKGTVTPALKFAWRYYLLGCGLVALATLLGHFTSWLLAPTNILMIYLLCVTVSAIFGGLGPSILVSILSVLTFDFFFVPPYLTLDVEHIQYIFTLIVFLLVGIALSYFTSMLRRQTETSKRREQEMAALYALGQDLAVASDLQSYTSSIIKRIKGTIGQDVVIFLPDARDEAVLQAYTEGPEINIDANIFNTAARSFQRKEITECSCDAIKDLKALCLPLVTTRRAVGVIVLIKSGDAVDYSVEQERLLSAYSDLAAVAIESIQLADELHNAEILKATEKLQTALLNAISHDLRTPLVSIIGVLSSLQEEAMDLDDSDKRSLIQVAREEADRLNHLITNLLDESRLESGALKLSLQPAEVNDLVGAALEQLGSRVNNRIVHMDVPADLPFIQVDFGLFVQALVNIVDNALKYSPPDSLIEIKARYVHQEVQIEIVDRGTGIPEQDLPHIFDKFYRIKRPDNVSGTGLGLSITKGLIEAHGGRIEANSQAGRGTVVSIILPVSAGSMASERFNE
- a CDS encoding amidohydrolase family protein, which encodes MIIDSHVHILEEGWRPEEFLQGVAKIGAEISGIDKDTIRNSIFTTFWDSEGGKRIAAMDRDGIGVCIIHPIDFGLADRCSEPDVSYKVQNEIMWKIAQRYKGRIYCSVSADPRRKDAAALLEKGVGKYGAIALKLHPGSGFYPNDRICYPLYEKAAELKVPVVIHTGAIASPLKSKFCSPTLIDEIAADFPQVDFCMAHMGFRLWPEAVGVAEVNTNVFMDISGWQGETKHPQRFYSILRIVLDRIPSQRVMWATDGPMYSQIVPDKDFAQLIKDAAVNAAPYGLSFSEKEIDDLLSGSATRFFNLKTAKL
- a CDS encoding DUF5679 domain-containing protein, with translation MIGYCMKCRKKREMSNTKAVKMKNGKPATKGVCSKCGTKMYRIGKS